Sequence from the Penicillium oxalicum strain HP7-1 chromosome IV, whole genome shotgun sequence genome:
ATCTTTGAATTGAGGGGACGCTGCGGTAGTCTAAGTCTGCTCGGAGCTCGATCTTCATCGTAGGAGGAGGTAGCTTGTATGACTCTGCGTCTTTCCCAAGGCGTTCTCCTGTAGCCAGTTTCTTGAGTGGGATTTTGGCGCCAGTTTTGAATTTAGCATCGGGCTTGTCGATGGCGAACCGAACATAAGATATGTTCATGTTATGGATCGACACCCAGATCGGTCCAATTTCCTTGTCATTCTTCAGGCGCTCCACAAGCTTATTCGCAGCTTGAAATCTCGATTGCGAGGACGGGTCTTTTCCACCTTTTGACTTGCTGCTTGCGAAGATTTGATACATTCCATGATATGGATGCTCAGTACAAATTCGGAACACGAGTTCACTGAGAAGAGCCTGGAACTCATCTGATACATCCAAGAGTCGCGATGAAAGCTGATTCATAAGGGGGGCGAACTTGCGGCTGGGTACCTCTTTGAGGTAGCGAGACACCGCCCTGTTCGCTGTCTGGCTTTCCGAGTTATCAAGCCAAAGAGCACAGAATCGAAGCGCGTCGCTGTTGTACTTCTCACTTTCTCGAAGAGCTAGAAGGTAGTTCTCGAGAGACTGTTGTAGGAAAGCTTCCCTGCTTCGCGAAAGGCGTTGGTATTCGCGGTCATCGAGGTCGAACCACTGCTTTGCCTTGGCCCGGAAAACCTTAAGAGACTCTCTCGTGCGGCCTTCTGCCTTCCGCATCATTTCCTCTAGGCCTATCAATTCGCTCTCTTTTCGATCACGCAATTGCTTGACCCGTTTGTAGTCTTCAATGCCATCAGGATTCAGAAGCTGCTGATCACAGAAACTAGCGAAACCATGATAAACTCGCCCTGCAGCTTCTCCTGCAGAGACGCCTTTCAGCTCCTTGACAGCGGGATAGAGGTATTCTTGAAGAATCGATTCCGGTTTTTCAAGCCGAGCTTCGGCAACGCGATGCCCCTATTGAAGACAAATTAGAGGAGCATAACAAAGTGACCGAAATAACATACCAAAGTCACAAGCAATTCAGCACGACTTAGCGGAATTGCCTGTTTATGCAGATCGTTCTTTCCCTTCAGCTGTTGCAACATTCGTATTGAGGCGGTCATTTCGCCCTGGTCCCAGAGAACATTTGCGAGATCAAATTCCGCGGCCGCTTCAATGTTCACTCCTAGGTCAGCGCATGGCTTTGCCAGCTTAGACAGAGTGATTGCACTCTTCAGTGATGCTTGGGAGATCCCGTGACTTCTTGAGATCTCCAGCGACCGACGAAACACCTTGGCCTCTAGCAAGTGCGATTCAGCCGGTTGAAGTTTCGACTTCGAGGTCAATAACGCATTCTTGCGGATCGAAGAACAAAGTGCTTCATGCCAGCTGAGAATTTCCCCTGCCTCCGTATAACTATGACTGTTAGAAGAGGTGTGCCATGACGCAAAGATGATTAACAGCAGCATACCTTTCGCTTTTCAGCCAATTACTCCTCGTCATGATCTTTTGCCATTCATTTTTCATATCCTCGGACGAAGAAGCCTGAAGAACATCTTTCATCTCCGACAAGATGCCAAGTGCTCGCATTGTGTTTCTTAATTCGATCGTGGAACGGCTGGGCTGAACCAGGTGGCTTAGGGATTTCGAAAGACATTCATTCAAGGATGCCTCAACTTCGGACATGGAAATCGACTTGTTCAAACCTTGAAAAGCTTTGAACACCATTGCTGAAGGCGAGAAATCAGCTGGTAAAATTGGAACGTCCCACTGCTGGAGACTGGTTGCAGCGTGAAGCATGGCAGCAGAAGAAGAGCCCTCGCCGTGaccaccagaagcagccagCAATGTGTTAGCGACTCCCTGCAGATTTGTCGCGTTGAGAGCTTTTAAGACCCCAGAAGGGTCGACCCTATCGGATAATTGAATGTTGGTGTCATAGTTGGCACTTTGGAAAAGCAATGTCTTCAGACTAGTCCCCTCGTATTCAAGACGCTCCATAACCGTTGCCAAGGATGAACTTTGTTGGATACCATAGAAAAAATCTGGGTCATCAATGTTTCTGAAGATTTCGTTCAAAAACTCCACTGGGGGCTCGTATTTTGCCGTGGATGAGCGACGAGAGCTTGAGATCACCTTCGAAGCCTCTATTTCGAGGAAAAGAAGCGACGTTTTCTGTAGTCCACACTTATGGGCTGCGAAAGACAACGAGTCGTACTTTATATCGAGCCATTTATCTCGGTCAACGATAGTCGATTCATCTGGAATTGGTGAGTTTTGTAGATGCAAAATGCAGCGAATGACGAGACGAGCGTGCGGTATTCTTCCGTCAGTGACATTATCGAGGATTGCTTGAAATATATTTGAAAGGTCTCGTCGGACATGACTTGCCCCAGAGTCTTCTGAAAGAAGCACTTCATGAATGATGTATGGCAGAAGCTGCACAGCGAAATTGGGCATTCTTTTCAAAACCGCGCGGAGTGGCCCAATGACATAGTCATGTGAGACAGCACTGCTCAAAGCGAGAGCTATTTTACAAGCCCAGTCACTCAAACTGTTCACGTCATCAGTAGGCTGACCAGCCAAGTCACCAAGACTCACGTCTGTGAGTGGAGGAGGCACCCAGGGACAAGAGTATGGATTCCAAAGCAGGCTTGGTATGAGTGGCGCTGGAACAACACCGACATATATATCCAAGTTTTCGTCTGATGGCATCTGGCTGAGAATCAACTGCAAGGTTCTCTCGATTAGGCCAGTTTCAGTAAAATTTTGATCTTGAAGCTTGTCGCAAAGGAGGCGGAGAATCGTGTCTTTAGAGCGTGGGGACGGGATGGTCGGTTCGTCTAACTGGGGTATTTCTTTGGAGATACATTCTTGCTCACGCGTCAGCCTTTCATCGATCTGGCCTGTAGTGGCGAATGAGCGTCCAATCATTTTGGCAGCCCAAAGATTGTACTCTGGGCCTCCATTGAACTTGGACAGTGTATCCCAGAGGGAGAAAGTGAATGATGCAGAATCCATCACAGATCCTGAGCTGTAATCGAAATCTGTCTCATCATCCCTGAGATGGGGACACACCATGGAAAGCACCATATCTGCAGTAGATTTACTCAAGAGAGATTGGGGATTATTGCGCTCTTGGAGAATGGCGAGTATCAAGTCTCTCTCGGCCTGAGAAGACGTTTCTGGTGTCGTAGGCAAACTTTTCGCCAACGAAAGTAGCTTTGTGAAAGAGGATTTAATCTCATCGTCCCAGTCTGAGTTCTGAAAACTCTCGATAAGATTGCAAATCCATTCGCGGAAACGCTGTACGATCGATATGATCGCTTGAGGTTGGGTCTCTTGCGTTGTACCTGCGAGAGATGAAAGTGAAAGTTGGCGAAGTGACACCAGTATAGAGAGACAGATACTGGCTGTAAAATCAGGTCTCGTCGACAAGTAAGGTGTCCCTGCCTCGAGCAAATACCACACAACTCCTATGGTGTCCTCGGCACAGTCAAGAtcagaaaggaaaggacACATTGAATTGAGAAGCATCTCAAGTGGATAGTTGTCTAGGACGATAGTCCCCGCAAGGCAGACCAAAATCTTGATCTTTCGAATCACCGAGCATGCGTGCAAGGATCCCAATGCTGGGTGTACCGAATCCAGTAGGGAGCGGCACACGAATATTGCAAGAGCTGGTGACCATATGTCTTCTATCTCATAGCCTGCACAGCTGCACAAGAACTCGAGTTCGTCCAGTAAATAGCGAGCTCGGAAAGCTGGCTGCTGATTGACCGGTAGCAGGCGCTGTGAAGCAGCCCTTGCAGATATTTTGGACTGGATGTCAAGAGCGTAATGAAACTGAGGTCGTTTGGAATATGCGCGCTCAACTTGTTCATGTCGGTCCAGCATGCGGAAGAAACAAGCAATTATTTGAGGGAAATTAGCTTCAATTTGCGTCACGAAGCGTTCTGGGCCGAGCAATTTTCTCAAGCGAATCTCAGCTCCCCCTGGCTGACTTCCTTGACCAGGTGGTGTGCTGATGTCTCGCGCAATGCTGTAAGCCTCTGCTTTGGCAAATGAAGCTTCAATGATCTCAATGTAAGAGACTCCAAGAATGGTCGCAAGCTCTTGAATATCTGCCTCCATGCCTCGCATTACCATCTGGCCAACAAGCTCATCTCTGACGTCCGTCAGCATTTCGGCAAGATTATCATATCTGAAGATCATGTACGGCATCGACATGACACTGTGAGTTTCGCTCCAAGTGTAGAACACCTGAGATGCAAATAGACGAAAGAGCTCCTGCGCGTTCTGCAGCCCAAGGGCGGTCGACGTCAACAATACGCACGTTTGAGCATACTTGAGGGAACCAGGAACCTGAGCTGGAGTCTCGAACATGTGATAGATACTTCTGCGCAGCAGTGAAGGCCACCTGGATGCCAAGCTTGATAGAACAAGAAGACGAATAGCAATTCCTTCAATCCAATCTGGGTCTCTCGGCAAACTCTCCAATACATCTTCAAAAATGGCATCATGGTCTTCCAGAAGGAATCGGTCAAAGAGATTCGGCAAGAATTTTGCGATCTCAAACTTGACCTGAACGTCACCTTGTTGTAATATTGTAAGGATCAGTGTTCTCGGTGAAGGCAGTCCTTGCTCTTGACCAAAGGATGGAGATAGCTGCAGGATATTTTCAACAAGCTGCGAGAATGCAATGTAGACACGAACTGTGGCTCGTCTTTTGTCGATGAGAGTTCCTGTGAACCAGCTGTACAAATCCACTGCTGAATCACTcagatcatcatccagtGACTGTAGCCAAGATTCTGACAGCGCAGTCATCATATGGATACAAATCATATGCGAAGCTTCACAACGCTCCATTTCATACGACTGTAAGCATTTCTCTCCAACGTCTTCAAGTACTTGTGTCAGATGATTTTGTGACAACCTGGAACAGCCTCGATAAACTGCAGGTAAGATTGCTTGAGCAGCGAGAAGATCATAATCATTGAGTCCCTTCAGGTACTCCAAAAGTGTTGGTTCACGGTCCGTATTGGCTGGCTCGGCATCCTGTATGTGAACTATGAGAGAGAGCCGAATCGTCTCGCGACGTTGAAATGTAACTGCATCAGAGCATAGGAAGGTTGCGGTCCGATTAGACGCAAGAATCCACGGGCCTGACGCATCATTCGTACTGTCATGAACCAGGGAATCAAAAGGATCCACGCTGGCTTTCCAAAAAGGCAGTTGCGCATGAGAAACAAGGCGAGATCTACCTAGCTCCTCTACCAATGGTCGTAGTAACGGAAGAAGATGTACTCCAATGCCCGAAGATTCCAGTTCAGACTCTGAACAAAGCAAAGGCGACAGAATTTCCAGGCATGGTTGAATGGCACTTGAGATGTTCGCGCAGATGAACTTACTAAGAGCATTCCACAAATCATTGCAATT
This genomic interval carries:
- a CDS encoding Serine/threonine-protein kinase tel1, with the protein product MGEIFMDNALTLLSSDKQKERVDGLADLKHILQQNKETSELRCFSDKACHKVFEALFQFVAKERLSYVRAKRSSSNSKASATRLSSCASVLRTAVDVFLRNVKAKTVRAVLDHIIESIADTGEELWEPLSVDYMKSLTCLLQYPPHTEHLGNADWKKLLAFCIDLLDASESNESQISIRSGQRSTLDDHWDTNDSRSTPQRSTPVPGNRDTFTGNKNAVEEILLSIRALTVCPGAPLQSAAESLLQSLANFVRSSSRMSAIAHQQAFSCVNTVLLRIMFDQSELVRSTLSQLVPVIRRLWNTKLQILKEELLVTVMLHLATLENTTDDTSSTTDNRSIYGLIDCIRAEYTRKTDKEMLQVDDLTFKQNRDRSIRLIHGPRLGNNRSVFSWTVIWTLAELLKKAETVAVSEINEPTASGASTKRARLSSEIEDVLRDAISGVGAQRICSLQLVPFLEDKMSIDAKENFVQRVIPSILDDSSSISCWVMIALTSIANGSSCRHQRLKPYWPQAVDLAIRAFSSSATSRPACNFLNTVLHENLLDHSSASEMMLSMLSSANLNGPSSISDSALQMWATIAREKLDTNPGAAQNVSQQICSWLREVWTIGHMSDRSQTAQTAIFARPLYLLNLFMACSNRVFQESNPPHCGPSGPITQTWYHFYENRNILRYMFENACEIPELDIEIHEQSLSLKPSGHQDADDLVIIEFLRTKSDAFSQFWKTISEDRALHISGDVLQIMVSFCVTCFLFVACVPKRSTPEVQSLLRNCNDLWNALSKFICANISSAIQPCLEILSPLLCSESELESSGIGVHLLPLLRPLVEELGRSRLVSHAQLPFWKASVDPFDSLVHDSTNDASGPWILASNRTATFLCSDAVTFQRRETIRLSLIVHIQDAEPANTDREPTLLEYLKGLNDYDLLAAQAILPAVYRGCSRLSQNHLTQVLEDVGEKCLQSYEMERCEASHMICIHMMTALSESWLQSLDDDLSDSAVDLYSWFTGTLIDKRRATVRVYIAFSQLVENILQLSPSFGQEQGLPSPRTLILTILQQGDVQVKFEIAKFLPNLFDRFLLEDHDAIFEDVLESLPRDPDWIEGIAIRLLVLSSLASRWPSLLRRSIYHMFETPAQVPGSLKYAQTCVLLTSTALGLQNAQELFRLFASQVFYTWSETHSVMSMPYMIFRYDNLAEMLTDVRDELVGQMVMRGMEADIQELATILGVSYIEIIEASFAKAEAYSIARDISTPPGQGSQPGGAEIRLRKLLGPERFVTQIEANFPQIIACFFRMLDRHEQVERAYSKRPQFHYALDIQSKISARAASQRLLPVNQQPAFRARYLLDELEFLCSCAGYEIEDIWSPALAIFVCRSLLDSVHPALGSLHACSVIRKIKILVCLAGTIVLDNYPLEMLLNSMCPFLSDLDCAEDTIGVVWYLLEAGTPYLSTRPDFTASICLSILVSLRQLSLSSLAGTTQETQPQAIISIVQRFREWICNLIESFQNSDWDDEIKSSFTKLLSLAKSLPTTPETSSQAERDLILAILQERNNPQSLLSKSTADMVLSMVCPHLRDDETDFDYSSGSVMDSASFTFSLWDTLSKFNGGPEYNLWAAKMIGRSFATTGQIDERLTREQECISKEIPQLDEPTIPSPRSKDTILRLLCDKLQDQNFTETGLIERTLQLILSQMPSDENLDIYVGVVPAPLIPSLLWNPYSCPWVPPPLTDVSLGDLAGQPTDDVNSLSDWACKIALALSSAVSHDYVIGPLRAVLKRMPNFAVQLLPYIIHEVLLSEDSGASHVRRDLSNIFQAILDNVTDGRIPHARLVIRCILHLQNSPIPDESTIVDRDKWLDIKYDSLSFAAHKCGLQKTSLLFLEIEASKVISSSRRSSTAKYEPPVEFLNEIFRNIDDPDFFYGIQQSSSLATVMERLEYEGTSLKTLLFQSANYDTNIQLSDRVDPSGVLKALNATNLQGVANTLLAASGGHGEGSSSAAMLHAATSLQQWDVPILPADFSPSAMVFKAFQGLNKSISMSEVEASLNECLSKSLSHLVQPSRSTIELRNTMRALGILSEMKDVLQASSSEDMKNEWQKIMTRSNWLKSESYTEAGEILSWHEALCSSIRKNALLTSKSKLQPAESHLLEAKVFRRSLEISRSHGISQASLKSAITLSKLAKPCADLGVNIEAAAEFDLANVLWDQGEMTASIRMLQQLKGKNDLHKQAIPLSRAELLVTLGHRVAEARLEKPESILQEYLYPAVKELKGVSAGEAAGRVYHGFASFCDQQLLNPDGIEDYKRVKQLRDRKESELIGLEEMMRKAEGRTRESLKVFRAKAKQWFDLDDREYQRLSRSREAFLQQSLENYLLALRESEKYNSDALRFCALWLDNSESQTANRAVSRYLKEVPSRKFAPLMNQLSSRLLDVSDEFQALLSELVFRICTEHPYHGMYQIFASSKSKGGKDPSSQSRFQAANKLVERLKNDKEIGPIWVSIHNMNISYVRFAIDKPDAKFKTGAKIPLKKLATGERLGKDAESYKLPPPTMKIELRADLDYRSVPSIQRFGSDFTLAAGVSAPKIVTAVGTDGIRYKQLFKGGNDDLRQDAIMEQVFEQVSSLLKDHQPTRQRKLGIRTYKVLPLTLHAGIIEFVPNTIPLHDYLMPAHQKYFPKDMKPSACRKNIADVQTRSFEQRVRTYRQVTEHFHPVMKYFFMEKFSNPDDWFAKRLAYTRSTAAISILGHVLGLGDRHGHNILLDEKTGEVVHIDLGVAFEQGRVLPVPEVVPFRLTRDLVDGFGITKTEGVFRRCCEFTLEALRQESYSIMTILDVLRYDPLYSWTLSPFRMKKMQDNQEAGDGPPMLPGAEDKAPTNEPSEADRALTVVAKKLSKTLSVTATVNELIQQATDERNLAVLYCGWAAYA